From Chryseobacterium gallinarum, one genomic window encodes:
- a CDS encoding tetratricopeptide repeat protein, with translation MKMSKVNSKSLFLGLILTGAVSLVNAQTTKTDSTNNTANTTNTAAAQSSNPTIEGLKKQVEANPKDTDALAKLATAYQEASDWTNAIDTWKKISVLLPDWAPSYYSQAYAYQAAKDDANAKLAYEKYIATVKPEEVEQNKKNLAYAYFYLAFTEQQTDRNKAKEHIAKSLQYDPTNQDAIKLSKALNS, from the coding sequence ATGAAAATGTCGAAAGTTAATAGTAAAAGTTTATTTTTAGGTTTAATTCTTACAGGAGCTGTAAGTCTGGTAAATGCACAAACTACGAAGACAGACAGCACTAATAATACAGCGAACACCACGAATACTGCTGCTGCACAATCAAGCAACCCAACAATTGAAGGACTTAAAAAACAGGTTGAGGCTAATCCAAAAGATACTGATGCACTGGCAAAGCTGGCAACAGCCTATCAGGAAGCCTCAGATTGGACTAACGCCATTGACACCTGGAAAAAGATATCTGTTTTATTACCGGACTGGGCTCCATCATATTACAGCCAGGCCTATGCCTATCAGGCTGCTAAAGATGATGCCAACGCAAAACTTGCTTACGAAAAATATATTGCAACTGTAAAACCTGAAGAAGTGGAACAGAATAAGAAAAATCTGGCCTACGCATATTTTTATCTGGCCTTTACAGAACAGCAGACTGATCGGAATAAAGCAAAAGAGCATATTGCTAAATCTCTTCAATACGATCCTACCAATCAGGATGCTATAAAACTTAGCAAAGCTTTAAATTCATAG
- the fsa gene encoding fructose-6-phosphate aldolase — translation MKFFIDTANLEQIKEARDLGILDGVTTNPSLMAKEGIQGAEAIKNHYKTICELVDGDISAEVLSTTYEEMIKEGDELAAIHENIVVKIPMIKDGIKALKYFSDKGIKTNCTLIFSPGQALLAAKAGATYVSPFLGRLDDISTDGLNLIQEIRLIFDNYMFETEILAASIRHSMHIIDCAKIGADVITSPLPPILSLLKHPLTDSGLAQFVSDSQKLA, via the coding sequence ATGAAATTTTTTATTGACACAGCTAATTTAGAGCAAATCAAAGAAGCAAGAGACCTTGGAATTTTAGATGGTGTTACTACCAACCCTTCATTAATGGCTAAGGAAGGAATTCAGGGAGCTGAAGCAATCAAAAACCATTATAAAACGATCTGCGAACTTGTAGACGGGGATATTTCTGCAGAAGTACTTTCTACTACTTATGAAGAAATGATCAAAGAAGGAGATGAATTGGCTGCCATTCACGAAAATATCGTTGTGAAGATTCCAATGATTAAAGACGGGATCAAAGCTTTAAAATATTTTTCTGATAAAGGAATCAAAACTAATTGTACTCTGATTTTCTCTCCGGGGCAGGCTCTTTTAGCAGCAAAAGCCGGAGCTACCTATGTTTCTCCTTTCTTGGGAAGGTTAGATGATATTTCTACTGATGGATTAAACCTTATCCAGGAGATAAGATTGATTTTCGACAACTATATGTTTGAAACCGAAATTCTGGCAGCTTCTATCCGTCATTCAATGCATATTATTGACTGTGCTAAAATCGGTGCGGATGTAATCACTTCTCCACTGCCTCCGATCCTGAGCTTATTAAAGCATCCGCTAACGGACAGCGGACTTGCTCAGTTTGTTTCAGATTCTCAAAAACTGGCTTAA
- the dacB gene encoding D-alanyl-D-alanine carboxypeptidase/D-alanyl-D-alanine endopeptidase gives MKKTLTVLIFSVQFFSAQNIAQRLDKVTKDLMDSSGAIASNLSFYVSDENGNFIYEYQGSKGLSTASTQKIFTAGAALETLGKSYTYKTTSSYSGSLSGGILNGNLFISSNGDPTLGSWRYEAYKPESFKKKLMEAIKTAGITKISGDVVIDDSYFDHQTIPGGWPWDDLGNYYGAGVWGVNWRENQFDININGTEFKSFSYPLEGVKWLNDLSTGGSSDQSLIFTAPHSNTALINGMLPTGKTVTVSGSAPNPPLQLAAEVKQWLKESGIEISGKVVTNSQLELDGKPVLEAPKDNVILTYQSPTLDKIVYWFLRKSVNLYGETFIKTLGKEKKGNSSFKSGVAFLKEFWKSKGINPNMINFADGSGLSPQNYVAAKAEVQALLYAKKQPWFEAYYDGFPVQENGMKMKSGTMRDTKSFAGYQTAKDGKKYVFSIIINNYQGNGSAELQKILNVLK, from the coding sequence ATGAAAAAAACACTTACTGTTCTCATCTTCTCCGTACAGTTTTTTTCTGCCCAGAATATCGCTCAGAGACTGGATAAGGTAACCAAGGACCTCATGGATTCTTCCGGCGCCATTGCTTCTAACCTGTCATTTTATGTATCAGACGAAAATGGAAATTTCATATACGAGTATCAGGGAAGCAAGGGATTATCTACTGCTTCCACACAGAAAATATTTACTGCCGGTGCAGCGTTGGAAACATTGGGGAAAAGCTATACCTACAAAACGACTTCAAGCTATTCCGGAAGTTTGTCCGGTGGCATTTTAAACGGAAATCTTTTTATCAGTTCAAATGGAGATCCCACATTGGGCAGCTGGAGGTATGAAGCTTATAAACCGGAAAGTTTTAAAAAGAAACTGATGGAAGCCATTAAGACCGCCGGAATTACCAAAATATCGGGGGATGTGGTCATTGACGATTCTTATTTTGATCATCAGACCATTCCGGGGGGATGGCCATGGGATGACCTGGGGAATTATTACGGAGCAGGTGTATGGGGAGTCAACTGGCGGGAAAATCAATTTGATATTAACATTAATGGGACGGAATTTAAAAGCTTTTCTTATCCTCTGGAAGGGGTAAAATGGCTTAATGATCTTAGCACAGGAGGAAGCTCTGACCAAAGCCTGATTTTTACAGCTCCTCATTCCAATACAGCGTTGATCAACGGAATGCTTCCCACAGGAAAGACGGTAACTGTTTCAGGTTCTGCCCCGAATCCTCCTTTACAATTGGCTGCAGAAGTAAAGCAATGGCTGAAAGAGTCCGGAATTGAAATTTCAGGAAAGGTGGTTACCAATTCCCAGCTTGAGCTGGATGGAAAACCGGTTTTGGAAGCTCCTAAAGATAATGTGATTCTTACTTATCAATCACCTACCTTAGACAAAATAGTGTACTGGTTTTTAAGAAAAAGTGTGAACCTGTATGGTGAAACCTTTATTAAGACCCTGGGGAAAGAAAAGAAAGGGAATTCAAGCTTTAAAAGCGGGGTTGCTTTCCTGAAGGAATTTTGGAAATCAAAAGGAATCAATCCGAATATGATCAATTTTGCCGATGGAAGTGGACTTTCACCTCAAAACTATGTTGCAGCCAAAGCGGAAGTGCAGGCCTTGTTATATGCAAAAAAACAACCATGGTTCGAGGCGTATTACGATGGTTTCCCGGTTCAGGAAAACGGAATGAAGATGAAGAGCGGTACTATGAGAGATACCAAATCTTTTGCAGGGTACCAGACAGCAAAAGACGGAAAGAAATATGTGTTTTCAATTATTATCAACAACTATCAGGGAAACGGAAGTGCAGAGCTGCAGAAAATTCTGAATGTTTTAAAATAA
- a CDS encoding M1 family metallopeptidase translates to MKKLSYTLILASGLAFGQFFEKDKVFTRQDTLKGSNTQFRNFWDVKKYDLSVEPDFAQKSIRGNNKISFEIIKDITNPVFQIDLQQPMKADKVEGNFSIKDWKQEGDFIFITANKKFKKGEKYTIDVTYSGNPLIAKNAPWDGGWVFTKDEKGNPWMSVADEGIGASIWLPTKDIWSDEPDNGIIMKIITPNDLVGVGNGRLIDKKTDGNKTTYTWQVKNPINAYSIIPNIGKYVNFKDTFNGEKGKLDLDYWVLDYNLDKAQKQFQQVKPMISAFEYWFGPYPFYEDSYKLVDSPYLGMEHQSNVAYGNGYQNGYRGKDLSGTGIGLKWDYIIIHESGHEWFANNITAKDQADMWIHESFTMYSEVLFTEKFLDKKSADVYMIGLRNVIQNDVPIIGQYGVRNEGSGDMYPKGANMLHTIRQVINNDEKFRQILRGLSKEFYHQTVTTKQIEDYISAKSGIDFSSVFNQYLRTIKIPTLEYSQNGDSLKFRYTDVVENLKLPVIINGDQTITPTESWQTVKLKKNTPVELNPNYYIHYKNVQ, encoded by the coding sequence ATGAAAAAATTATCATATACCCTTATTCTTGCATCAGGACTTGCTTTTGGACAATTTTTTGAAAAAGATAAGGTTTTCACCAGGCAGGACACTTTAAAAGGCAGTAATACCCAGTTCAGAAATTTTTGGGATGTTAAAAAATACGATCTTTCCGTAGAGCCTGATTTTGCCCAAAAAAGTATCAGGGGAAACAACAAAATAAGTTTTGAAATCATCAAAGACATTACCAATCCGGTATTCCAGATTGATCTTCAGCAGCCCATGAAAGCTGATAAGGTAGAAGGAAATTTTTCTATTAAAGACTGGAAACAAGAAGGTGACTTTATTTTTATTACTGCCAATAAAAAATTTAAAAAAGGGGAAAAATACACCATTGATGTTACCTACTCAGGGAATCCTCTTATTGCTAAAAATGCGCCGTGGGACGGAGGCTGGGTTTTCACCAAAGATGAGAAAGGAAATCCATGGATGAGCGTTGCTGACGAAGGCATCGGAGCTTCTATCTGGCTTCCTACCAAAGATATCTGGAGCGATGAGCCTGATAATGGGATTATCATGAAAATCATTACCCCGAATGACCTTGTGGGAGTCGGAAACGGAAGGCTTATTGATAAAAAAACCGACGGTAATAAAACAACCTACACGTGGCAGGTTAAAAACCCGATCAATGCTTATTCTATTATTCCTAACATTGGAAAGTACGTCAATTTTAAAGATACATTCAACGGGGAAAAGGGAAAACTGGATTTAGATTACTGGGTGCTGGATTATAATCTGGATAAGGCACAAAAACAATTCCAGCAGGTAAAACCTATGATTTCGGCTTTCGAATACTGGTTCGGTCCTTACCCATTTTATGAAGACTCTTATAAACTGGTAGATTCTCCGTACCTGGGAATGGAGCATCAAAGTAATGTTGCATATGGAAACGGATACCAGAACGGCTATCGTGGAAAAGATCTTTCTGGAACAGGTATCGGGCTAAAGTGGGATTATATTATCATCCATGAAAGCGGCCATGAATGGTTTGCCAATAACATTACTGCCAAAGATCAGGCGGATATGTGGATCCATGAAAGTTTTACGATGTATTCCGAGGTTCTTTTTACAGAGAAATTTTTAGACAAAAAATCGGCTGACGTTTATATGATCGGCCTCAGAAATGTTATCCAGAATGATGTTCCTATTATTGGACAATATGGGGTAAGAAACGAAGGAAGTGGTGATATGTATCCGAAAGGAGCCAATATGCTCCATACGATAAGGCAGGTCATCAATAACGATGAAAAATTCAGGCAGATCTTAAGAGGCCTAAGCAAAGAGTTTTATCATCAGACCGTTACTACAAAACAGATTGAAGATTACATTTCAGCAAAATCAGGAATTGATTTTTCAAGTGTTTTTAATCAATACCTGAGAACGATAAAAATTCCAACCCTGGAGTATTCTCAAAACGGAGACAGTTTAAAATTCCGGTATACAGATGTAGTTGAAAACCTGAAATTGCCTGTAATCATTAACGGAGATCAAACCATTACTCCGACGGAAAGCTGGCAAACAGTCAAGTTGAAGAAAAATACTCCTGTTGAGCTTAATCCAAACTATTATATTCATTATAAAAACGTTCAGTAA
- a CDS encoding sugar O-acetyltransferase yields the protein MTEKEKCAAGLLYNANYDKELIRERIACKDLCQEYNGLKNSDSENRYRLLKRIIGNIKENICIEPAFWCDYGYNIKTGENFYANHNLVILDCARVEFGDNVFIGPNCSFYTAGHPLDVKQRNEGLEYARPIKVGDNVWLGGNVVVLPGVSIGNNSVIGAGSVVTKDIPDNVVAVGNPCTVVKSIIQEN from the coding sequence ATGACAGAAAAAGAAAAATGTGCAGCCGGGCTGTTATACAACGCCAATTATGATAAAGAACTGATTCGGGAGCGGATAGCCTGCAAAGATCTGTGCCAGGAATATAACGGGCTGAAAAATTCAGACTCTGAAAACAGGTACAGGCTTCTCAAAAGAATTATCGGAAATATAAAAGAAAATATCTGTATAGAGCCTGCTTTCTGGTGCGATTACGGTTATAATATCAAAACGGGGGAGAATTTCTATGCCAATCATAACCTCGTTATTTTAGATTGTGCCAGGGTAGAATTCGGTGACAATGTATTTATTGGCCCAAACTGTAGCTTTTATACAGCCGGGCATCCATTGGATGTCAAACAAAGAAATGAGGGTCTGGAATATGCCCGCCCGATTAAAGTTGGCGATAACGTATGGCTCGGCGGTAATGTGGTGGTGCTTCCGGGAGTCTCTATAGGAAATAACTCAGTGATCGGCGCAGGAAGCGTAGTCACTAAAGATATTCCGGATAATGTGGTAGCAGTAGGAAATCCTTGTACAGTTGTAAAAAGTATCATTCAGGAAAATTAA
- a CDS encoding GLPGLI family protein: MKKLIITFTLLSGLIVNGQNQRFMYEYKYIIDSTAKDKPETEIMLLDVIPAGSKFYSKDSFESDSLMTASMEKQLKAGSSEINFSGIKLKGKIAYSVEKSYPDYSVNFFTNLSADEYMVQDKRRQEWKILPEKEKIGEFTAQKAICNFAGRKWTAWFTTDLPIQDGPYKFYGLPGLIVKLEDATHSHLYELKGNKKLPVDYKWQSTKEKERFNALVTISEEKYRKAFKEYRADPMKSEKEMLARGFILQEIDASGKLVDSEKGRKDKEIKMLNDLKKQNNILELDLLK; this comes from the coding sequence ATGAAAAAACTAATTATCACATTTACTCTGCTATCAGGATTAATAGTGAACGGACAGAATCAACGGTTTATGTATGAATATAAATATATTATAGATTCTACAGCAAAGGATAAACCGGAAACCGAAATTATGCTTTTGGATGTTATCCCGGCGGGATCAAAATTCTACAGTAAAGACTCCTTCGAATCGGATTCTCTGATGACAGCTTCTATGGAAAAACAATTGAAGGCCGGAAGCTCTGAAATAAATTTTTCGGGAATCAAATTGAAAGGAAAAATCGCCTATAGTGTCGAAAAGAGTTATCCTGATTATTCAGTTAATTTTTTTACGAACCTGTCTGCTGATGAATATATGGTGCAGGATAAAAGAAGACAGGAATGGAAAATTCTTCCGGAGAAAGAAAAGATAGGAGAGTTTACCGCTCAGAAAGCCATCTGTAATTTTGCCGGCAGGAAATGGACGGCCTGGTTTACCACGGATCTTCCTATTCAGGATGGTCCTTACAAATTCTATGGTCTTCCCGGATTGATAGTAAAACTTGAAGACGCCACCCATAGTCATTTATATGAATTAAAGGGGAATAAAAAGCTTCCGGTAGATTACAAATGGCAGAGTACAAAGGAAAAAGAAAGATTTAATGCTCTTGTTACGATAAGTGAGGAAAAGTACAGGAAAGCGTTTAAAGAATATCGTGCCGATCCGATGAAAAGTGAAAAAGAGATGCTGGCCAGAGGTTTTATCCTTCAGGAAATAGATGCATCAGGAAAGCTGGTAGACTCTGAAAAAGGAAGAAAAGACAAAGAAATAAAAATGTTGAATGACCTGAAAAAACAAAATAATATCCTTGAACTGGATTTATTGAAATAA
- the pepE gene encoding dipeptidase PepE translates to MNIILASTSTLFGGEYLEYLREELITLYAGTDEIIFIPFARPGGISHDDYTAKARSFFETMNIKVKGLHEFKDKKEALDKAEGYFTGGGNTFLLVKTLHEEGLMSVLKENVFLGKPYLGCSAGSNIGGLNMKTTNDMPIVYPPSFDCMGLVPFNINPHYLDPNPDLKHNGETRETRIKEFLTQNDVKVIGLREGNWIRRTGDSITVEGSELTRIFEKDREPYEIEPGSFLSE, encoded by the coding sequence ATGAACATCATACTTGCTTCAACCTCCACACTTTTCGGAGGAGAATATCTGGAATACCTGAGAGAAGAACTTATTACATTATATGCAGGAACTGACGAAATTATTTTTATCCCTTTCGCAAGACCGGGTGGAATTTCTCATGATGATTATACGGCAAAGGCGCGTTCTTTCTTTGAAACGATGAATATCAAAGTAAAGGGTCTTCACGAATTTAAAGACAAAAAAGAAGCTCTAGACAAAGCAGAAGGATATTTTACAGGAGGCGGAAATACCTTTTTATTGGTAAAAACCCTCCATGAAGAAGGGTTGATGTCTGTTTTAAAAGAAAATGTGTTCCTCGGAAAACCGTATCTGGGGTGCAGTGCAGGAAGTAATATCGGAGGCCTGAATATGAAAACGACAAATGATATGCCTATCGTTTATCCACCGAGCTTCGATTGCATGGGATTGGTTCCGTTCAATATCAATCCTCACTATCTTGACCCGAATCCTGACTTAAAACATAATGGAGAAACAAGAGAAACCCGTATAAAAGAATTTCTGACCCAGAATGATGTCAAAGTAATAGGCTTAAGAGAAGGTAACTGGATCAGAAGAACAGGGGATTCTATTACGGTGGAAGGAAGTGAGCTGACAAGAATTTTTGAAAAGGATCGTGAACCTTATGAAATAGAGCCCGGCAGTTTCCTGTCTGAATAA
- a CDS encoding M61 family metallopeptidase: MRKTALSLGLFAAFLANAQSIKTTIDLVNVKDDKVAVTMEFPKMKSGDIKFHFPKTVPGTYSEDDYGRFIEGIKFYDNKGKELTYTKVNDNTYSLKNAQNLNKITYLVNDSFDDEMDTSKHKAVFSPSGTDIEQGKVYLLNTHGFIGYIDNMQDVPYQLIIQKPTDFYGTTALVDQDKSESTDTFTLANYAKVTDSPLMYTKPDYITFNAGGMELVLGVYSPTGKYKASDFKDNLEKMVIAQKKFLGDMNTNKKYAIMLYLSGGDGPQIKGFGALEHHESTSVVLPEAMPKDAIDKTITDVVSHEFFHTVNPLKTHSEEIHYFDYADPKMSQHLWMYEGGTEYFANLFQIQEGLINKNEFLQRMNEKIANSKNYDDTMPFTVMSKNILKEPYKDQYRNVYEKGALLAMCLDIELRKLSNGEMGYRDMIRKLSQRFGENKPFKDDKLIDELVAVTGYSQVKDFYNKYIAGNQPTPYAEYLNMVGVEIKKQESQPIFWFIKDPNQTGFDEKTKAFAFDENSALSPFAKSIGFKITDQVLALDGKTVDIQKIQDFINYTRTIKDGQEVSVTILRDNAGKKEKMTLKGKAILDKMTMEILSYKTNPSPAEQKLQDQWLTGKK, from the coding sequence ATGAGAAAAACAGCACTTAGCTTAGGCCTTTTTGCCGCTTTTTTAGCGAATGCCCAATCTATAAAAACAACGATTGACCTTGTCAACGTAAAAGATGATAAAGTAGCCGTTACCATGGAGTTCCCGAAAATGAAATCAGGGGATATAAAATTTCATTTCCCTAAAACGGTTCCGGGTACCTATTCTGAAGATGATTACGGAAGGTTTATAGAGGGGATCAAATTTTATGATAACAAAGGAAAGGAACTGACATATACGAAAGTGAATGACAATACTTATTCGTTGAAAAATGCTCAAAATTTAAATAAAATCACCTACCTGGTGAACGACAGCTTTGATGATGAGATGGACACCTCAAAACATAAAGCCGTGTTTTCTCCATCCGGAACTGATATCGAACAGGGTAAAGTGTATTTACTTAACACCCATGGCTTTATCGGATATATTGATAATATGCAGGATGTACCCTATCAGCTTATCATTCAGAAACCAACCGATTTCTATGGAACCACGGCTCTCGTAGACCAGGATAAGTCTGAATCTACCGATACGTTTACATTGGCTAATTATGCAAAAGTAACCGATTCTCCGCTGATGTACACCAAACCGGACTATATTACCTTCAATGCCGGTGGTATGGAACTTGTATTGGGCGTTTATTCTCCTACAGGAAAATACAAGGCTTCCGATTTTAAAGATAATCTTGAAAAAATGGTCATTGCCCAGAAGAAATTTTTAGGGGATATGAACACCAATAAGAAGTATGCAATCATGCTTTATCTTTCCGGTGGAGACGGTCCTCAGATCAAAGGTTTCGGGGCATTGGAACATCATGAATCCACAAGTGTTGTTCTTCCGGAAGCGATGCCTAAAGATGCAATCGACAAAACAATCACCGATGTGGTTTCACACGAGTTTTTCCATACGGTAAATCCTTTGAAAACACATTCTGAAGAAATTCATTACTTCGATTATGCAGATCCTAAAATGTCTCAGCATCTGTGGATGTATGAAGGAGGAACCGAATATTTTGCTAACCTGTTCCAGATTCAGGAAGGGCTGATCAATAAAAATGAGTTTTTACAAAGAATGAACGAAAAAATCGCCAATTCAAAAAACTATGATGACACCATGCCATTTACGGTAATGAGTAAAAACATTCTGAAGGAACCTTACAAAGACCAATACAGAAATGTATATGAAAAAGGAGCTCTTCTGGCCATGTGTCTGGATATTGAGCTGAGAAAACTTTCCAACGGAGAAATGGGATATCGCGATATGATCAGAAAATTGTCTCAGAGATTTGGCGAAAATAAGCCTTTCAAGGATGATAAACTGATTGATGAGCTGGTAGCAGTAACAGGTTATTCCCAGGTAAAAGACTTTTACAACAAATATATTGCGGGCAACCAGCCTACTCCTTATGCAGAATACCTGAACATGGTAGGAGTAGAGATCAAGAAACAGGAAAGCCAGCCTATTTTCTGGTTTATTAAAGATCCGAATCAGACCGGTTTTGATGAAAAGACCAAAGCATTTGCTTTTGACGAAAACTCAGCGTTGTCGCCATTTGCCAAAAGCATCGGATTCAAAATCACCGATCAGGTACTTGCCCTGGACGGAAAAACAGTGGATATTCAAAAGATTCAGGATTTCATCAACTATACGAGAACCATCAAGGATGGTCAGGAAGTGAGTGTTACTATTTTAAGGGATAATGCGGGAAAGAAAGAAAAAATGACCTTAAAGGGAAAAGCTATCCTGGACAAGATGACGATGGAAATCCTCAGCTATAAAACGAATCCAAGCCCGGCAGAACAGAAACTGCAAGATCAGTGGCTTACTGGTAAAAAATAA
- a CDS encoding YdeI/OmpD-associated family protein produces MESHSFTARLDIIGINPFVFVPEEVLAFIFTQSGRNKSPIPVKGTVNGKEFTQNLMKYLGEWRLYINLTMLKNSPQRVGEVIEVTLAYDNSDRIISIHPQLEEAIKKSAVASANFDKLIPSRRHELIRYINNLKTEAGIQRNIEKIIRHLHGETDFFGKKIE; encoded by the coding sequence ATGGAAAGTCATAGTTTTACAGCTCGCCTTGATATTATTGGAATCAATCCTTTTGTTTTTGTTCCCGAGGAAGTTCTGGCCTTTATTTTCACCCAATCCGGAAGGAATAAAAGCCCGATTCCGGTGAAAGGGACAGTGAACGGGAAGGAATTTACCCAAAATCTGATGAAATATCTTGGAGAATGGAGACTGTATATTAATTTAACAATGCTGAAAAACTCTCCTCAGAGAGTAGGTGAGGTCATTGAAGTAACTTTAGCATATGATAATTCTGACCGGATTATTTCCATACATCCTCAATTAGAAGAAGCCATTAAAAAAAGTGCTGTTGCCAGTGCAAACTTTGATAAACTGATTCCATCCAGAAGGCATGAGCTGATCCGGTATATCAATAACCTGAAAACAGAAGCCGGTATCCAGCGAAATATTGAAAAAATCATCCGTCATTTGCATGGTGAAACGGATTTTTTCGGAAAGAAAATTGAATAG
- a CDS encoding sensor histidine kinase encodes MRKSILARLNNWIIFVIMTTLVIAIVVASTSLINFLRKEEIKRINLLSKAIRIQQEVKSPDTDVLDLLPEILNINNTIPFIVTDKYRNPIIDIGYYRNIPESIIKNPVKLEQLMRNMEKNYDPIEIKVPDGNNQFVYYDNSRLLNNLRYSPYILGLFILLYFGFSFWFFKTIKKTDEGYLWAGLAKETAHQIGTPLSSMIGWMEIMKLEHPDSEGVYEIEKDIERLRTISERFSKIGSIPELNDMNLNQTIQENYDYLKTRISKKINFTLHLPTYMLLVPHNRILMSWVIENLVKNAVDAMKGEGTIVMSVFERNKNILIEVKDNGSGMTKQQARNAFKPGYSTKKRGWGLGLSLAKRVIQEYHNGDIKIAQTEVAKGTIFRIIIKKQ; translated from the coding sequence TTGAGAAAATCCATACTGGCCAGACTGAATAACTGGATAATTTTTGTTATAATGACTACCCTGGTGATCGCCATTGTGGTAGCTTCTACATCACTTATTAATTTTCTTAGAAAAGAAGAGATTAAAAGAATCAATCTTCTTTCTAAAGCTATAAGAATTCAGCAGGAAGTTAAATCTCCGGATACTGATGTTTTAGATCTATTACCTGAAATTCTTAATATAAATAATACCATTCCGTTCATTGTAACAGATAAATACAGAAACCCTATAATTGATATAGGATATTATAGGAATATTCCTGAGAGTATCATTAAAAACCCTGTGAAGCTGGAACAGCTTATGAGGAATATGGAAAAAAATTATGATCCTATTGAGATTAAGGTACCTGATGGAAATAATCAGTTCGTCTATTACGATAATTCTCGTTTGCTTAATAATTTACGTTATTCTCCTTATATCTTAGGCTTATTTATTCTATTGTATTTCGGATTCTCTTTTTGGTTTTTTAAAACCATAAAAAAAACGGATGAAGGATACCTCTGGGCGGGGCTTGCTAAAGAAACTGCCCACCAGATCGGAACTCCTTTATCATCCATGATCGGATGGATGGAAATTATGAAATTGGAACACCCGGATTCCGAAGGGGTATACGAAATTGAAAAAGATATTGAAAGATTGAGAACTATTTCTGAAAGGTTTTCAAAAATAGGTTCTATTCCTGAATTGAATGATATGAACTTAAATCAGACCATTCAGGAAAATTACGATTACTTAAAAACGAGAATTTCAAAGAAAATCAATTTTACCCTGCATCTTCCTACTTATATGCTTTTAGTGCCTCATAATAGGATTCTGATGAGCTGGGTGATTGAAAACCTGGTTAAAAATGCGGTAGATGCTATGAAAGGGGAAGGAACCATAGTAATGTCGGTTTTTGAAAGAAACAAAAATATTCTGATAGAAGTAAAAGATAATGGAAGTGGTATGACAAAGCAACAGGCAAGAAATGCTTTTAAACCCGGATATTCTACAAAAAAAAGAGGTTGGGGTTTAGGCTTGTCTCTGGCTAAAAGAGTAATTCAGGAATATCATAATGGAGATATTAAAATCGCCCAAACAGAAGTGGCGAAAGGAACTATCTTTAGAATTATCATTAAAAAACAATAA